Proteins encoded in a region of the Oscillospiraceae bacterium genome:
- a CDS encoding (d)CMP kinase → MAVNNLKTINIAIDGPAGAGKSSIAKALAKKMSYVYIDTGALYRSIGIYALRNNVDTKDSQKVIELLEQIDLKLAYENGTQRVILNGEDVSEEIRTPPASMAASDVSAIPEVREFLLFLQRDIAAKNNCLMDGRDIGTVILPNAQVKIFLTASVEERAKRRYKELTEKGFEVNFEELKEEIAQRDYNDSHRKTAPLKAADDAILFDSTQYDLQQCIDMLYEIIMNTVCRNSN, encoded by the coding sequence ATGGCGGTGAATAATTTGAAAACAATAAATATTGCAATTGACGGTCCTGCAGGTGCAGGAAAAAGCTCTATTGCAAAAGCTTTAGCTAAAAAAATGTCATACGTTTATATTGATACAGGTGCATTATACCGTTCAATAGGAATTTATGCTCTTAGAAATAATGTGGATACAAAGGATTCACAAAAGGTAATTGAGCTTTTAGAGCAAATAGATTTAAAACTTGCTTATGAAAATGGAACACAGCGTGTAATACTTAACGGAGAAGATGTTTCCGAAGAGATAAGAACACCTCCAGCTTCTATGGCGGCTTCGGATGTTTCGGCTATTCCTGAGGTAAGAGAATTTCTTTTGTTTTTACAGCGTGATATTGCCGCAAAGAATAACTGTCTTATGGACGGAAGAGATATAGGTACGGTAATTCTTCCCAATGCACAGGTTAAAATATTTTTAACTGCATCTGTTGAAGAGCGTGCAAAACGTAGATATAAAGAACTTACCGAAAAAGGCTTTGAGGTTAATTTTGAAGAGCTTAAAGAAGAGATTGCTCAAAGGGATTACAATGATTCTCATAGAAAGACAGCTCCTTTAAAAGCAGCTGACGATGCTATACTTTTTGACAGTACACAGTACGATTTACAGCAGTGTATAGATATGCTTTATGAGATTATAATGAATACAGTTTGTCGAAACAGTAATTAA
- a CDS encoding NAD(P)/FAD-dependent oxidoreductase, translating to MNKICIIGAGPAGLMAAGTAAQNKENQITIFEKNDRIGKKLLITGKGRCNVTNNCDVETALENVVSNKRFLYSAFNSFTPSDTMNFFTKLGVELKTERGNRVFPQSDRSNDILSALKKYINKSNIKVVNTPVKSISESENGFLVNGKEHFDKVLIATGGLSYPLTGSTGDGYRLAKSLGHTVTPLGASLVPLVCENSFCAQLSGLSLKNVTVSLFERGKAKELYNELGEMLFTHFGISGPLVLSASSHMKQSLKYTIKIDLKPGLSYEKLENRILRDFEQNKNKELQNALRALLPSSLIPVLIKEAGLDSTVKINSFTKEMRKKLIECIKGFKVDIKGFRPVEEAIITTGGINVKEIDPKTMQSKLVEGLYFAGEIIDVDAYTGGFNLQIAFSTGYLAGKAMEF from the coding sequence ATGAATAAGATATGTATAATCGGAGCAGGACCTGCGGGACTTATGGCAGCAGGAACGGCAGCTCAAAATAAAGAAAATCAAATTACAATTTTTGAGAAGAATGACAGAATAGGAAAGAAACTGCTTATAACAGGTAAAGGCAGATGCAACGTTACAAACAATTGCGACGTTGAAACAGCCCTTGAAAACGTAGTGTCTAATAAACGTTTTTTATATAGCGCCTTTAATAGCTTTACACCGTCTGATACAATGAACTTTTTTACAAAGCTTGGTGTTGAGCTGAAAACCGAAAGGGGAAACAGAGTTTTTCCTCAGTCTGACCGTTCTAATGATATTCTTTCAGCTTTAAAAAAATATATAAATAAAAGCAATATTAAAGTTGTTAATACTCCTGTAAAATCTATTTCAGAAAGTGAAAACGGATTTTTGGTAAACGGCAAGGAGCATTTTGATAAAGTGCTTATTGCAACAGGTGGACTTTCCTATCCGCTTACAGGTTCAACAGGGGATGGATACCGTCTTGCAAAGAGCTTGGGACATACTGTTACTCCGTTGGGGGCATCTCTTGTACCTTTAGTTTGCGAAAACTCTTTTTGTGCACAACTTTCGGGACTATCTCTTAAAAACGTTACAGTAAGCCTGTTTGAAAGGGGTAAAGCAAAAGAGCTTTACAACGAATTGGGAGAAATGCTGTTCACTCATTTCGGTATTTCAGGGCCTCTTGTTCTATCTGCAAGCTCTCATATGAAGCAAAGCTTAAAATATACAATAAAAATTGATTTAAAGCCCGGACTTAGCTATGAAAAGCTTGAAAATCGAATTTTGAGAGACTTTGAGCAGAATAAAAATAAAGAGCTTCAGAACGCTTTAAGAGCATTGTTGCCCTCCTCTCTCATTCCTGTACTGATAAAAGAAGCAGGACTTGACAGCACAGTTAAAATAAACTCTTTTACAAAAGAGATGAGAAAAAAGCTTATAGAGTGTATAAAAGGCTTTAAAGTAGATATTAAAGGTTTTCGTCCCGTTGAAGAAGCTATAATTACAACAGGCGGAATAAACGTAAAAGAGATTGATCCTAAAACTATGCAATCAAAGCTTGTAGAAGGACTGTATTTTGCAGGTGAGATTATAGATGTTGATGCCTATACGGGTGGATTTAATCTGCAAATTGCTTTTTCTACAGGGTATCTTGCAGGCAAAGCTATGGAATTTTAA
- a CDS encoding MurR/RpiR family transcriptional regulator → MSENLFKVIESKMSDFSKGQRLIAKYILENYDKAAYMTASKLGTTVGISESTVVRFAMEIGFAGYPEFLKELQSTIKNKLTAVQRIEVAKSRIDENDVLSGVLNSDIEKIRLTLENIDKETFSTAVKSIISAKRIYIIGVRSSAPLAAFIDFYFNLIFENVKLVNTASASEMFEQMLRVSKDDVVIGISFPRYSKRTVKAMQFANDNGANVIAITDTENSPMCQYANTVLAARSDMVSFVDSLVAPLSLINSLIVAISMAKKEDVSLSFEKLENVWDEYDVYEKLNNE, encoded by the coding sequence ATGAGTGAGAATTTATTTAAGGTAATAGAGTCTAAAATGTCCGATTTTTCAAAAGGACAAAGACTTATAGCAAAATATATTCTTGAAAATTATGACAAAGCCGCATATATGACAGCATCAAAGCTTGGAACAACGGTTGGCATAAGCGAATCAACAGTTGTTCGTTTTGCGATGGAAATAGGCTTTGCAGGATATCCGGAATTTTTAAAAGAGCTTCAAAGCACAATTAAAAATAAACTGACTGCAGTACAGCGTATCGAGGTTGCAAAAAGCAGAATTGATGAAAATGACGTTTTGTCGGGCGTTTTAAATTCGGATATTGAAAAAATCAGGCTTACTCTTGAAAATATTGATAAGGAAACTTTTTCAACTGCTGTAAAATCAATAATTTCAGCAAAAAGAATATATATCATTGGTGTCAGAAGCTCTGCGCCTCTTGCAGCTTTTATTGATTTTTACTTTAATTTGATTTTTGAAAATGTTAAGCTTGTAAATACTGCAAGTGCAAGCGAAATGTTTGAACAAATGCTGAGAGTATCCAAAGATGATGTTGTAATAGGTATAAGCTTTCCAAGGTACTCGAAGCGTACAGTGAAAGCTATGCAGTTTGCTAACGATAACGGAGCAAATGTAATTGCAATAACCGATACAGAAAATTCTCCAATGTGTCAGTATGCGAATACTGTTCTTGCCGCAAGAAGTGATATGGTTTCCTTTGTTGATTCTCTTGTTGCTCCTCTAAGTCTTATAAATTCGTTAATAGTAGCAATATCAATGGCTAAAAAAGAAGATGTTTCATTATCCTTTGAAAAGCTTGAAAACGTATGGGACGAATACGATGTTTATGAGAAGTTGAACAATGAATAA